The Anaerotignum propionicum DSM 1682 sequence CTGCATGAAGCGGTCACCCGTTCTGCCTTCTCTATAGCAAGCTGTGCAAAAGCTGGGAATATATCCTAATTCCATTAACCATTTTACAACTTCATCTAGTGTTCTATTATCATTGGGCTGAAATTGTGAAGAATCTTCATCTTCTGGCTCTGCCGCAGCATAGCCGCCTACACTTGTTTTAGAGCCACCGCTTATCTGAGATACACCAAGATGGAGAACCCTTTCCCTGCATTCTTTACTCTCCCGTGTGGAAACAATCATTCCGGTGTAAGGCACACTGATTCTAATGCAAGCCACTAGCTTTGCAAAGGTATCATCATCAATACCATTATCAAAAGTAGAAGGGTCAATATCATCTGCGGGGCGGATTCTGGGCACGCTAATTGTATGAGGGCCAACGCCAAATGCAGTTTCTAAATGCTCAGCATGCATGAGTAGGGCAGAAAACTCATAGCGATACAATTCCAGACCAAACAATACGCCAATGCCTACATCGTCAATGCCACCTTCCATGGCTCTGTCCATGGCTTCCGTATGATAAGCATAATCATGTTTTGGGCCGGTTGGATGTAGTTTTTCATAGCTGTCTTTGTGATAGGTCTCCTGAAATAAAATATAGGTGCCTATGCCAGCTTCATTTAATTTTCTATAATTTTCAACGGAAGTGGCAGCGATATTTACATTTACACGGCGGATAGCACCATTTTTGTGCTTCACACTGTAGATTGTTTTTATGGACTCCAATATATATTCAATGGGATTGTTTATGGGGTCTTCGCCTGCCTCTAATGCAAGTCTTTTGTGTCCCATATCCTGCAATGCAATGGTTTCCCGTCTAATTTCATCTTGGGTCATTTTTTTTCTGGCAATATGTTTATTTTTCAGGTGATACGGACAGTAAACACATCCGTTTATACAATAATTGGATAAATAAAGCGGAGCGAACATGACAATACGATTTCCGTAAAAGTCTTTTTTAATCTGTTCAGCCAGCGCATATATTTCTTGATTTTTCTCTTCAATTTGACAATCCAATAGTACAGCAGCCTCTCTGTGGGTGAGGCCTTTTTTTAGGCGAGCTTTCTCAATGATTACATCAATGAGTTCTACATTGTTTTTATTTTCCTCTGCGTATTTCAGTGTTGCCAACACCTCATCGTGGCAGATAAATTCTTCTGCTTTGTTTGATTTGGGATTATACATTTTTTTATCCTTTCTTATTCGGGTCAGATATTCTTCCCCGTCAGTTTAATTTATTGCAAAGAAATACAGTCACCACGGGATACCACAACTTGGTATCCTATGCTTTCCATTCTCTTTTGCATACAAAATCTGCATTCAGCGGCTTCGTCGCCGGTGCAAATTTTATTGTCGTATAACATATATTTGTTTCTTACCGAAACAGGTGATAGATTTGGCATTACAACATTGCCGCCGGCTAAAATGCCAAGTTCTCTTCCCAAGGGATCAATGGTGCCCAAAGCTGTTGTAGAAGGGAGAAGAACCTCAGGAGAGAGTAACCGAATAAGCCCCAGCATAAACAGCGTTAATTCCAAGGAACCCTTTGCTTCCTTAGCAAACGGTGTTTGGTGGTGGGGTATAAAAGGGCCAATGCCAACCATATGAGGCTGTAATTCTTTTATAAAAAGCAAATCCTCTACAAGATTGTCCACTGTTTGAAAGGGAGAACCTACCATAAAGCCAGCCCCAACCTGAAATCCAATTTGCTTTAAATCAAAAAGGCATGCCTTACGGCTGGCTAAGGTAAGGTTTGGGGGATGCAGCATTTTGTAATGTTGCGCATTGGCTGTTTCATGGCGCAAAAGATATCTTTCCGCTCCCGCATTGAAGAATGCCAAATAGCTTTCATGACTCCGTTCCCCAATGGATAGGGTAATGGCACAATCGGAATGTTGTTTTTTAATTGAAGTTATAATGTGCACTAATTTTTCATCGGAAAAATAAGAATCTTCACCACCTTGGAGTACAAAGGTTCTAAAACCAAGGTCATAACCGGTTTGGCAACAGATTAATATATCATCTTCTGATAGTCTATACCGTTGCACTTTGGAATTGCTTTTTCTAATTCCGCAATAATAGCAATCGTTTTTACAGTAATTTGTGAATTCAATGAGCCCTCTCATATAAATATCGTTACCGTAATGTGTCATTCTTACTTGACGAGATTTTTCAAAAAGATATTCAGCAAGTTCAGGGGTTCTTCCTTGGATGAGAGCCTTGAATTCTTCTGACTTAAGCTCCTTGTTTAAATATAATTTATCTATGAGTTCTTTCATTTCATTCCTCTTCTATTTTTGCAGAATACTTTGAATATACCGCTTTGGTACTGACACCGGGTAGCTTTCCAAGCTTACCTGATAATGTACTGATAATATCGTTAGGCGCATCCACAACAACACAAATGATGTTTATGTCCTTTTCTCTATATGGAATGCCCATTCTTCCTATGATATAAGCACCATAGTCATGAAGAATATTATTTAATTTTTCAACCGAATCAACTTCTTCAACGATAACTCCAATAATTGCAACTCTGGTTTCCATAAGATTAGCTCCTTTTTCATTTTATAGCAAAAAAAAAATACGCCCAAAGGCGCAGTTTCCCATAATGAATTATGTGACCGCAAGCCTTTCACCTCATATCCTGTATTTGGTGTCAGTGGTTACTTATTTAGTATATACAATTTTAGTCTTTTTTACAATGGTTAACTACTTTTTTAAATATTAATTTTCAGGTTTCCTAAAGACGGTTTTCTTTGTTAACATTCCAAAACAATTCTTTCCCTTAGTATGGTTGCGGAAATCTACCGTTGCAGGGTACAAAATTGTTTGTGAGGATTGCCAGTAAACGTTCCCTAGGTGAGTCGATAATGCGACAGCCAACAATTCCTGCGGCATTGCATCCGAATCCCATACACATGGTGTTAATAATTTTGTATTATAATCTCCATTTGATTTCCACGTTTTTGCCATCAATTTTAATACACTCAATGAGGGTTGCAATCAACATTCTTTTGGCATCTAAATCGAAGGTTTCAAAATAGGTTTCAAAAGTGTTTAAAGTGTCAATAAAATTGGCGGCTGTGTGGATTTTGTCCTCTTTGACATTCTGTCTTTCAAGTAGCATATTTTTTTCTTGGACTAGGGCTTCCACCTTGCTTGTCAAAATCTCCATAGGTAGGGTACCCACTTGGTACAAATCAATTAACTTGCTTAGCTGCTTGTTTATACTTTCCATGCGGGCATTGACTTTTTTTGTGTCTACAAAATCATCTTTATTTGGCTTTATTTTTGAGGTAAGTTGGTGAATCATTTCCTTGTTTCCAATCAACTCTCTGATGGTTTCCACTACAAGGGTATCCAGTTCTACAATATTCCAGTTTTCATTTTTACAGTTTGGATCCGTAATGAATTTTTTAGAAGATTTGGAGCGAGAATAGCACTTGTAATAGCCATGGTTTGCACTATATCTTGCGCCACAGCGGGAGCAGTAAATGAAGCTGGATAAGAGATATCCCCCACGAAAAGGAGACTTTTGCGCTGTGGTTTTTCTGTTTTCTCTTTCTTTGGAGTAAAGTAGATGTTGTACCTCTTTGAATTGCTCCGGAGAAATAATAGATGTGTGTTTTCCGTCATATTGGATACCTTTAAACTGCACTTTGCCAATATAAATTCTGTTTTTTAATGCATTACGAACTGCTGTGGCCGTCCAGTTTCGGTTCTCATATTTTCCCCTCATTATTTTTGTAATTGCATTCATGCTTTTCCCTGTGATGAATAAATCGAATATTTCCTCAATTTGCATTGCCTCATATTCGTTCACCAATAATTCTCCGTTTACATAATCATATCCATAGGGAGAATTTCCACCGCCGTGAAAGTAACCTGCTTTTCCTCGACCAATTCTGCCCATTGTAAATCTCTCTGTAATCTGATCTTTTTCCAGCTGAGCAAAGACCGATAAAATCCCAATCATTGCCCGCCCGAAAGGGGTAGAGGTATCAAAATTTTCGTTAATGGATACGAAATCCACGTTATTGGAGAGGAACTCGTCCTCAATTAGCATAAGGGTATCTTTTTGACTGCGGCTTAATCGGTCAAGCTTATAAACGATGACAGCATTAATGTCTGCCTTTTTCATATCCTCTAGCATTTGCCGTAAAGCAGGGCGGTTGGTATTGCCTCCTGAGAAGCCGCCATCGGTATAGATTTTTACCAATACCCAGCCTTTTGCTTTGCAATATGCCGTAAGACGGTCGATTTGCTCGTCAATGCTGTAATTCTCAAGCTGATTATCGGTGGATACACGGACATAGCCAAAAACCATATATTTTTCATTCATTTGGGCATCTCCTTTAAACAGACTCCCTTAAGTTTTACTTCTAATTTTGTGAGATGGCATAGTTATCTTGATTTCACTTCATAAACATGAGTGGCTCATCACAAGCTGTGTGAGCCAATAGTGTAAAATTTTGAATTGTTTCTATAGGGAACCTTCTTTTTTAAACATTTTGATAGCGTCAAAAAATCAGTTATATAAAACTCTATTACACATTAAACAAATATAGAAATAACTTTTGACTTTTAGCCTTTTACGGTGATGCCATTCCTAGGCTTAATATTTCTTGCTTTCATGAGAAATCCTTTTTCCTTATTTCAGAAATCCTTGATATGAAAAGAGAGACTTTCAAAGCTTTCTTCAACAACGTCTTATTAAAAAAACTGAAAAACTTCAAATGCAGTTTATAAGGAATTGGTAGACCAATGAAATGAGTTTCCTTACCTTTTTATTTACTGGTGAAATGTTAGAATGAAAGGAAAGGAGAATTGATAGAAAAAAAGCAAAATGTGCTGCCGAAACAAAATAGGGGAGTAGGTATAAAAATTGCAAAGACGCTGAATGTGTTGGAATCTAAGGTGCAGATATCGTGGGAATTCATTTAATTCATCCTTAAAGAAAGGACAGTATGTACACGCATAGGACAATTTTTTTAATACATAAGTATAAGCAGGAGGTGTTGGTATGAAAGAAAAAGAAACAAAGGGAAAAGGGAAAATTACGCATATCATGGCTAATGGTGAAGTTAGAGATAGCGTTGCCGGTTACTTAACCAGTGTGGACCAACTGCCCGAAGCTGCAAGACGATTACTTAGTGATATGTTTCAGGGGAAACATCAAAAAAAATGATTCTAATTAAACTGAATGGGCGCAAGCCCTTAGGGCGGACGAGCCTTTAAAAGGATAAATTTATAAACGGAAATTAAATGATGGATTGATTAACCAATGGAATATGATCCATAAATTAAGTTGCTATTTCGAAATACTAAAAATAACCACCACCATCCTTTTTAGTCAAACATTGGATTATTTGGGGTATAACGAAAAAAAGCCGATGTACTGATTTTAAAGTACATTAGCTTTTTTGTAATTATTAGCTTAGCTATTATTTTTTAATATTTTTATAGAAACGATTGCACCTTTTGCATCAATTTGATTTTTCAATTCAAGGATTCCTTGGTGAATTTCCGCAATGGCTTTTGCGAAACTTAAACCTAAACCATAGTGCTGATTTGTTCGTGAGGTGTCTTCTGTAAAAAATTCTTGTGTTGCCTTTTTTAAACTTTCCTCAGAAAACCCCTTTCCTGTATCGGCAATATGGAATATAATGTAAGATTCGTTTTCCGTAATGGTAAAGTCAATTTCAGAATTAGTATCGGAATAGCGAACAGCATTATCAACAATATTCATAATTGCTCTTTTCAACAATGCACCATCTACATAAATGGTATCGTATTTTACAGTATTTTTTAACTGAAACACTATATTTTTAGTTTTGCAAAGTGCCACTGACTCAGTAGAAACATCATGAAGGAAGTTTCTTAGAGAAATCACGTTTTTATCAATGTGTATCGAATTGTTATTAACAACACTCATTAGCAATTCCAAATATTTTTCAATGGTATCTGAGCTTGATTGAATGTAAGTAATAAGCTCTTTATTCTCTTTGGAAGAGCCACTTTCTTCTAATAATTCAGCATTTCCTTTAATCACAGTCAAAGGAGTTTTAATATCATGAGCCAATGCAGAAAGTTGTGATTTCTTTTGTTGTTCCTTGTTCCATTGCTCTTTCAGTGAGGAAGATAACGCAACTTTTAACTTTTCAATGGTATTTAAAACAGAATTAAATTCCGAAATTTGAGTAGGGGTAATATCAAAATCTAAATCTTGATTTCCTATTTTTTCTGTGGTTGTGATAATAGAAATCAAACTCTGTTTTAATTTTTTACTAAACTTTGAAGCTGTGATAACTGCAAACAAAATGACACATCCAAGAAGTAAAAGCAACATCAAAAGCTCAGGATAAGGAATCATTTTATGCAGGAGGGGATTCCTGAAATGGGCAAGTAAATCATACTGAATAATAATGATATTGCCATTCATTTGTGTTATTTCTTTATAAAAATCATAGTAGGATTTATTGCCACTTAACAAATATGATTTTGTTTTATTTAAATCCTTTTCGGTCATATCACTATCAAAAACCTTACCATTTACGTCTACAACAACATAGCTGCAATAAGGAGGCAATAATGTACTATCAAAATCCTCAATGAAAGTTTCTTCTAATTGATTTAATTTTACATCCGTATAATTTGCCGGTAAAACAAAACCGGATTGAAAAGAAACAGAAATAATGATAATAAATGCCATGATTAAACCTATAATGGCAACGGAAAGTCCAATCAAATGCTCTAAAAATAATCTATATATGGAAATTGTTTTTTTCTTTCTTATTTCCATTTATAGCCCACCCCCCAAACCGTTTCTATGGGACAATCTATGACGGCATTAAATTTACTGCGAATATTTTTTATGTGTACACGAATGGAGGAAATATCGCTTTCAGAATGGAAACCAAATATTTTCTCCAATATATTTTCCAGTGAAAAAATCTGCCCCTTATTTCTTGCCAAAAGCTCACAAATTTCATATTCACTTTTGGTTAAGCTTATCAGATTGTTTTTAACTGTTACAGTTTTTTCTGATAAATCAAAAACACAATCATTTAGAATTAAACTCTGGTGTTTGTCCCTATGTTCTCTGCGTATATGTGCATTGACTCTTGCTCTTAGTTCCCATACGTTAAATGGCTTTTTGATATAATCATCACCGCCCACAGATAATCCTTCGATGACATCTTGTTCCATTGTTTTAGCTGTTAAAAATAAAATGGGGCAATCAATCATATCTCTATAATTTCTACAAAAGGTTATGCCGTTAAGTTGAGGCATCATAATATCCAAGAGAATCAAATCAATCTGTTTAAAGTCTTTTACTGCAACTTCTGTTGCAAAGTTTTTTGTTATAACAATATGTCCATCTCTTAAGAGTGCGGTTTCAATTAGTTTACAAATTGCAATATCATCATCAATAACAAGAATTTTCGCCATAGGATCTCCTAACTTTTAATCTTCTGATTTTCTGCCTTCCCATTTATTAGATAATAAAAGTAGTGTTATAAGAAAAAGAAAAGTGAAAATTAAAATAAATACCACACTTTGTATCATACCATCAAACTGTAAAAAATCAATATTCCTTAAATTTGATATTAGCAATGTTTCGGAAAATCTTCCGCAGATTCCCCAGGGAAGAAAAGTCCAAATTTCATCTCCCAATCCTGTTAAAAGGAGTGCTGAAAGCAGACTACCTACAATTCCTAAACCCAAGCTATAGCCTTTGCCACCAATAAAACTGATGATATAATGTATGAAATATAAAGGTATTACGCTAATTGATAAGAGAAACGCAGTTTTTATATAAAACAAAAATCCAAAAGTTGTGTATCCTAATAAGCTAAAACCAATACCAAAACCAACTAACGCAAGAAAAGACGAACAAAAGCCAAATATAATAAGCCAAATCAGTTTTGTGATATGGGGTATATATTTTGGTGTCGCAGTGGATAAAAGCATTTGGAAACCACCTGCTTTTTGTTCCGATTCAGCTAAAAACGAAGTAATGATTCCAATTAGAACGGGAAAAGTGACAGATAATATTTGTATATATGCTGACAACATATTAAATTCATTCCAAGAAGAAATGGAATAGTACCAAACAAACAGTACGATTCCCACTATAGGTACAATGAAATGAATCAGCAACAGGGGAGAATGACAAATTTTAAATAAATCTGATTTTAAACTGCTATAAATACACATTTATTTTACCTCCCTTTGATGAAACCACAATGTAGTTATAGCTGAGAAAAGCATATACAATGCCACTGTTATCATAATACCCATAAAAATAACAGAGGAATCTCCTAGATGATTTCCTGCTCCAAGAGGTAAACCATTTGGCTGAACTTTAATAATAGGACACATTAAACGTGCAGGAATTGCAAAGGGAACATACCACAATCTTGTTGCTGCAAAAAAGATACCAAATCCCATATTACAAAGCAAACTTAGCATAATTGAGAAAAAAGAACCAATCTTTTCACTGATAAACATAAAGAAAGGTATTTGCCATGCAAAAGTTACAAATAGAACAAAACTTCCTATGAAGCAATTTAGAAAGGGTATTGATACACCAATGGCTATTCCAACTAAAGATAGAATCATAAAAAAGATTAAATTTGCACTGAGTAGCAAGATTGTGTTCATAATTAGCTGTGAAATCCACAGCAATTTTTTGTCAATGGAAACAGAAAACAATCCATGATGATTATGCTTTTTTTCTGCTGAAACAGTAAAGGCTATAATCATGGAAAGGGTACCCGGTAAAATCATTGTATACCACCAGTTAAATGCACCTTCCACAAAGTATTGCCCACCC is a genomic window containing:
- a CDS encoding BOW99_gp33 family protein, whose product is MKEKETKGKGKITHIMANGEVRDSVAGYLTSVDQLPEAARRLLSDMFQGKHQKK
- a CDS encoding recombinase family protein, which translates into the protein MNEKYMVFGYVRVSTDNQLENYSIDEQIDRLTAYCKAKGWVLVKIYTDGGFSGGNTNRPALRQMLEDMKKADINAVIVYKLDRLSRSQKDTLMLIEDEFLSNNVDFVSINENFDTSTPFGRAMIGILSVFAQLEKDQITERFTMGRIGRGKAGYFHGGGNSPYGYDYVNGELLVNEYEAMQIEEIFDLFITGKSMNAITKIMRGKYENRNWTATAVRNALKNRIYIGKVQFKGIQYDGKHTSIISPEQFKEVQHLLYSKERENRKTTAQKSPFRGGYLLSSFIYCSRCGARYSANHGYYKCYSRSKSSKKFITDPNCKNENWNIVELDTLVVETIRELIGNKEMIHQLTSKIKPNKDDFVDTKKVNARMESINKQLSKLIDLYQVGTLPMEILTSKVEALVQEKNMLLERQNVKEDKIHTAANFIDTLNTFETYFETFDLDAKRMLIATLIECIKIDGKNVEIKWRL
- a CDS encoding TM1266 family iron-only hydrogenase system putative regulator encodes the protein METRVAIIGVIVEEVDSVEKLNNILHDYGAYIIGRMGIPYREKDINIICVVVDAPNDIISTLSGKLGKLPGVSTKAVYSKYSAKIEEE
- a CDS encoding lantibiotic immunity ABC transporter MutG family permease subunit translates to MCIYSSLKSDLFKICHSPLLLIHFIVPIVGIVLFVWYYSISSWNEFNMLSAYIQILSVTFPVLIGIITSFLAESEQKAGGFQMLLSTATPKYIPHITKLIWLIIFGFCSSFLALVGFGIGFSLLGYTTFGFLFYIKTAFLLSISVIPLYFIHYIISFIGGKGYSLGLGIVGSLLSALLLTGLGDEIWTFLPWGICGRFSETLLISNLRNIDFLQFDGMIQSVVFILIFTFLFLITLLLLSNKWEGRKSED
- a CDS encoding response regulator transcription factor, with protein sequence MAKILVIDDDIAICKLIETALLRDGHIVITKNFATEVAVKDFKQIDLILLDIMMPQLNGITFCRNYRDMIDCPILFLTAKTMEQDVIEGLSVGGDDYIKKPFNVWELRARVNAHIRREHRDKHQSLILNDCVFDLSEKTVTVKNNLISLTKSEYEICELLARNKGQIFSLENILEKIFGFHSESDISSIRVHIKNIRSKFNAVIDCPIETVWGVGYKWK
- a CDS encoding lantibiotic immunity ABC transporter MutE/EpiE family permease subunit, translated to MANYLKAEFLKQKHQFSLKLLWLSPLVAVALVIILMGGQYFVEGAFNWWYTMILPGTLSMIIAFTVSAEKKHNHHGLFSVSIDKKLLWISQLIMNTILLLSANLIFFMILSLVGIAIGVSIPFLNCFIGSFVLFVTFAWQIPFFMFISEKIGSFFSIMLSLLCNMGFGIFFAATRLWYVPFAIPARLMCPIIKVQPNGLPLGAGNHLGDSSVIFMGIMITVALYMLFSAITTLWFHQREVK
- the hydG gene encoding [FeFe] hydrogenase H-cluster radical SAM maturase HydG; its protein translation is MYNPKSNKAEEFICHDEVLATLKYAEENKNNVELIDVIIEKARLKKGLTHREAAVLLDCQIEEKNQEIYALAEQIKKDFYGNRIVMFAPLYLSNYCINGCVYCPYHLKNKHIARKKMTQDEIRRETIALQDMGHKRLALEAGEDPINNPIEYILESIKTIYSVKHKNGAIRRVNVNIAATSVENYRKLNEAGIGTYILFQETYHKDSYEKLHPTGPKHDYAYHTEAMDRAMEGGIDDVGIGVLFGLELYRYEFSALLMHAEHLETAFGVGPHTISVPRIRPADDIDPSTFDNGIDDDTFAKLVACIRISVPYTGMIVSTRESKECRERVLHLGVSQISGGSKTSVGGYAAAEPEDEDSSQFQPNDNRTLDEVVKWLMELGYIPSFCTACYREGRTGDRFMQLLKSGQIQNCCHPNALMTLKEYLEDYASSETSNLGNQLILDEIRNVPNEKVRNIVIENLEKIGSGSRDFRF
- the hydE gene encoding [FeFe] hydrogenase H-cluster radical SAM maturase HydE, translated to MKELIDKLYLNKELKSEEFKALIQGRTPELAEYLFEKSRQVRMTHYGNDIYMRGLIEFTNYCKNDCYYCGIRKSNSKVQRYRLSEDDILICCQTGYDLGFRTFVLQGGEDSYFSDEKLVHIITSIKKQHSDCAITLSIGERSHESYLAFFNAGAERYLLRHETANAQHYKMLHPPNLTLASRKACLFDLKQIGFQVGAGFMVGSPFQTVDNLVEDLLFIKELQPHMVGIGPFIPHHQTPFAKEAKGSLELTLFMLGLIRLLSPEVLLPSTTALGTIDPLGRELGILAGGNVVMPNLSPVSVRNKYMLYDNKICTGDEAAECRFCMQKRMESIGYQVVVSRGDCISLQ
- a CDS encoding sensor histidine kinase, with the translated sequence MEIRKKKTISIYRLFLEHLIGLSVAIIGLIMAFIIIISVSFQSGFVLPANYTDVKLNQLEETFIEDFDSTLLPPYCSYVVVDVNGKVFDSDMTEKDLNKTKSYLLSGNKSYYDFYKEITQMNGNIIIIQYDLLAHFRNPLLHKMIPYPELLMLLLLLGCVILFAVITASKFSKKLKQSLISIITTTEKIGNQDLDFDITPTQISEFNSVLNTIEKLKVALSSSLKEQWNKEQQKKSQLSALAHDIKTPLTVIKGNAELLEESGSSKENKELITYIQSSSDTIEKYLELLMSVVNNNSIHIDKNVISLRNFLHDVSTESVALCKTKNIVFQLKNTVKYDTIYVDGALLKRAIMNIVDNAVRYSDTNSEIDFTITENESYIIFHIADTGKGFSEESLKKATQEFFTEDTSRTNQHYGLGLSFAKAIAEIHQGILELKNQIDAKGAIVSIKILKNNS